In the Vulpes vulpes isolate BD-2025 chromosome 12, VulVul3, whole genome shotgun sequence genome, TGTTGTTACTGTCCAAACTCTAGACCACGGCAGAATGCATGGTAATTCCCCTCAAGTTTATGATTCCtatgtaggaaaagaaaatatttccttctctaaAATTTGGGGATGATTTTTGATACATATAGAGATTTCTCAATGGCTTTTTCTCATCTCTTACCATAGAGCTTAcattgaattaagaaaaaaaattataggggcagcctgggtggctcagtggtttagcgcagcctccagcccagggcgtgatcctggagatctgggattgagtcccacgtcgggctccctgcatggtgcctgcttctccctctgcctgtatctctgcctctctctctgtgtctctcataaatgaatgaataaaatctttattttttttgaataaaatctttaaaaaaattataaaacatttgacAACAAATGTAAATTCAGGCAGTATGTTGTGATAGATCCACTTGTAATTTTGAAGAACAGACAGAACTAGTGCATCAAAGCAAAGGATTGATTTCAGTTAAAATTAATAAGCATCCGAAACTATTACTGCTTGCTTACTATCTACAAGGCATTTTAATAACAACTTAATACCTGAAATGGTgctaaaaaaggattaaaaatatagTAGCCTTGTGATCAAGGAACTTACATACTAATAGACATACAAATATAGTAATATTAACTAGAAAAACTGTCATttcagtgtataaaaatgcaactggtTAAGAGGAGGGacagaacatttttaaatcaaagagactcagataattttacaaatattatgtGAATTTAAGCTAACCACTGGAGCATGGGAAATATTTGGACAGAGGATTTGCATGGGCACTGTGGAAAGGGGTGATGTCATGGTATTAACggttaaagaaaaatgagtttctGAAAGGTAGAATTCTCTTATAGGGTCTACAGCATATCCAGCATGCTGGGAGGACTATACAAGTAGATAAAGAAAACAGGGCTGGGGTTGATTATTAATTAGGTGACCTGTACATGCATTATACATTCAGTAGCAAAAGCTGCGTTATTCAGTGGATAACAGCTAAGGTGCAGACTTGTACACACCACTTCTGAACCCCACTTATCTTCGGTATGACCTGGATTAATTTACATGGGATCTATACCATAGTTTTgtcacataaaaaaatcaatatgaaaatacTTATATCCTTTTATTAAGAGTTTTGAGACTGTATACTTAGTTTTATAACATAAATAAGATATATGGTTTACTCTGTAGGGGAAAATATATGCTTCAGTAGAAAATTATGCATTGTCTAGACTCTAGAAGTACATTTGGGTTATATGATTCTGATTCTGTgtaaatgatatatattattattaattgtaaATTATAGATGATAAGCtgaaagcaatagaaaataaCTCTTGTCAATGACATGTGAACTCAGTTCTGTTAAGTTGAAATGGAACTGGTTTCTCTCCCCATAGCAAAAGAAGCaatttttttgtctccttttgcACATTCATTTCAACATTCCTTCActtcttataaatttattctttttgacttttaatttttataaggtttaaaaaaaataatctccacaCTCAACTTGGGATTccaactcccaaccctgagatcaagagttatagactccactgactgagccagccagatatcccttgacttttttttaaagctggttaTTAAGTTTGCCTGATTCCTTTATTAATTgagttgaataaaatatttaacacatgtttattttatatctacATGAAAATCTTTTCACTGTTCTTCTAAgacttaattcttttttactaaatattattttgctaAGATAGGTCCATATTTTGCGTGGCTATGGTTGGTTCCTATTGACTCTGGATACACTTCAGGGcatttatccatatttttaaaaacccaagcATTTGACACATGGGTTAATTTTATTATAAGCACtaagtaaaaaacaacaacaacaacaacaaaaaaaaacactaagtaaatagtgtttgaaaaaaaaaaaatcacctaaggCTGCATAACCAGTAGCACATTGTTGCTCCTGCTCATTGTTGCCTCCCCAAAACCTTTTTCAGTGCCCCTTTTACCTCTTTATTCCTTAAGGTGTATATGAGTGGATTCAACATAGGAGTCACTAGGTTGTAGAAGAGGGTGAGAAACTTGCCTTGGTCCTGAGAGGAGCTATTTCCTGGCTGCATGTACATATAGATGATGCTCCCATAGAATAAGGAGACCACAGTGAGGTGGGAGCTGCAGGTATTGAATGCCTTCCAGCGGCCAGCAGCAGACTTGATCTTCAGCACTGCTGCAGTGATATAGCCATAGGACAGGAGAATAAGAACGAGGGGCAGGAGGACGATGAGAATGGCAAAGGTAAAGGCCAGCATTTCTACTGCACGGGCGTCCACACAAGCCATCTTAATCAGTGCTGgcatttcacagaggaagtgaTTGATCCGGAGCCGGCCACATCTGGGAAGAGTCATTGTGAGTGGGGACATGACGATGGCATTGACCAGTCCGCTCCCCCAGGCCACAGCCACCAGTCGTAAACACAGCTGGGGGTGCATAATGACCAGATAGTGGAGGGGTTTGCAGACTGCagcatagcggtcataggccatcacagCCAGGAGGATGCACTCAATGCTCCccacagaaaggaaggagaaaagctgGACCACACAGCCAGCATAGCTGATGGTCTTGTCAGGGCCCCAGAGGTTCACCAGCATCTGTGGGATACAACTAGTACTGAAGCAGAGATCTAGAAAGGAAAGATTGGCCAGAAAGAAGTACATTGGGGTATGAAGTCGAGAGTCTAATATACACACAAGGATTATGGTTGAATTTCCCAACACAGCTACTGTATACAGAATAAAATTTACTATGAAGAGCACTAGCTCCAGCTTGGGACGATCAGAGAAG is a window encoding:
- the LOC112910353 gene encoding putative olfactory receptor 2W6, whose translation is MENSNGSSEYGFILVGFSDRPKLELVLFIVNFILYTVAVLGNSTIILVCILDSRLHTPMYFFLANLSFLDLCFSTSCIPQMLVNLWGPDKTISYAGCVVQLFSFLSVGSIECILLAVMAYDRYAAVCKPLHYLVIMHPQLCLRLVAVAWGSGLVNAIVMSPLTMTLPRCGRLRINHFLCEMPALIKMACVDARAVEMLAFTFAILIVLLPLVLILLSYGYITAAVLKIKSAAGRWKAFNTCSSHLTVVSLFYGSIIYMYMQPGNSSSQDQGKFLTLFYNLVTPMLNPLIYTLRNKEVKGALKKVLGRQQ